The following proteins are encoded in a genomic region of Pseudorca crassidens isolate mPseCra1 chromosome 1, mPseCra1.hap1, whole genome shotgun sequence:
- the INSM2 gene encoding insulinoma-associated protein 2 has product MPRGFLVKRTKRTGGSYRMRLAERVFPLLGPQGAPPFPEEASSAPQPGAERAGPPTPEEEAARELSGSSCRAAGVSPAVGGREGAEWRADGREGPGPSPSPTKPAGAELRRAFLERCLSSPVSAESFPGGTATVAAFSCSVAPTAAPTSREQFLLPLRAPFPDPALHPDPAPLSASLHGLKRATGGERCAKAPPGCTSGPAAAGVKKPKAMRKLSFTDEVTTSPVLGLKIKEEEPGAPSRGLGGSRTPLGEFICQLCKEQYADPFALAQHRCSRIVRVEYRCPECDKVFSCPANLASHRRWHKPRPAAANAATVSSADGKLPPSSTSSSPDSGAVASFLAEGKENNRAERTADQHPQAGDSSGAEQHRDSAPSQGLQVLSHPEPSLPQVPYTAGVLGRRVPEPGGVSAAGGPEIFVCPYCHKKFRRQAYLRKHLATHEAGSARALAPGFGSERAAPLAFACPLCGAHFPSADIRDKHRLWHAVREELLLPALAGAPPAAPGPGGASDGSAQQIFSCKHCPSTFFSSPGLTRHINKCHPSESRQVLLLQMPLRPGC; this is encoded by the coding sequence ATGCCTCGGGGCTTCCTGGTAAAGCGAACAAAACGGACAGGTGGCTCGTACCGAATGCGCCTAGCAGAGCGGGTCTTCCCCCTGCTGGGGCCCCAGGGGGCGCCGCCCTTCCCCGAGGAGGCTTCCAGTGCCCCTCAGCCCGGTGCGGAGAGGGCGGGACCCCCAACCCCGGAGGAGGAAGCGGCCCGCGAGCTGTCGGGGTCGTCCTGTAGGGCGGCTGGGGTGAGCCCAGCGGTGGGCGGGAGGGAAGGCGCGGAGTGGAGGGCGGATGGCCGGGAGGGTCCcgggcccagccccagccccacgaAGCCGGCGGGCGCGGAGCTGCGCCGGGCGTTCTTGGAGCGCTGCCTCAGCTCGCCCGTCTCCGCTGAGTCCTTCCCCGGGGGCACCGCCACCGTGGCCGCTTTCTCCTGCTCGGTGGCGCCAACAGCAGCACCGACCTCGCGGGAGCAGTTCCTGCTGCCGCTCCGGGCACCGTTCCCAGACCCCGCGCTCCATCCGGACCCCGCGCCTCTCTCGGCCTCCCTGCACGGCCTGAAGCGGGCCACCGGCGGCGAGCGCTGCGCCAAGGCACCTCCGGGCTGCACGTCTGGGCCCGCGGCCGCCGGAGTCAAGAAGCCAAAAGCCATGAGGAAATTGAGCTTCACCGATGAAGTCACCACGTCCCCTGTGCTGGGCCTGAAGATCAAGGAGGAGGAGCCCGGAGCGCCGTCCCGGGGCCTGGGGGGCAGCCGCACGCCGCTGGGGGAGTTCATCTGCCAGCTGTGCAAGGAGCAGTACGCAGACCCCTTCGCGCTGGCTCAGCACCGCTGCTCCCGCATCGTGCGCGTCGAGTACCGCTGTCCCGAGTGCGACAAGGTCTTCAGCTGCCCTGCGAACCTTGCCTCTCATCGCCGCTGGCACAAGCCGCGTCCCGCAGCAGCCAATGCCGCCACAGTCTCCTCAGCCGACGGGAAGCTGCCGCCTTCGTCGACCTCGTCCTCCCCGGATTCCGGGGCTGTTGCATCTTTCCTGGCGGAGGGGAAGGAAAACAACCGGGCAGAGAGAACTGCGGATCAGCACCCGCAGGCCGGGGACAGCTCCGGGGCGGAGCAGCACCGGGACAGCGCCCCATCACAAGGCCTCCAGGTGTTGTCCCACCCCGAGCCTTCGCTGCCTCAGGTCCCTTATACGGCGGGGGTGTTGGGGCGCCGGGTGCCTGAGCCGGGCGGGGTCAGTGCTGCCGGGGGACCCGAGATCTTCGTGTGCCCATATTGCCACAAAAAGTTCCGTCGCCAAGCCTATCTGCGCAAGCACCTGGCCACTCACGAGGCAGGCTCGGCCCGCGCGCTTGCCCCGGGCTTTGGCTCCGAGCGCGCCGCCCCACTCGCCTTCGCTTGCCCGCTGTGCGGGGCGCACTTCCCGTCGGCAGACATCAGGGACAAGCACCGGCTGTGGCATGCGGTCCGCGAGGAGCTGCTCCTGCCCGCTCTGGCCGGGGCGCCTCCCGCAGCACCGGGCCCAGGAGGGGCGTCCGACGGGAGTGCTCAGCAAATTTTCTCATGCAAGCACTGCCCGTCCACTTTTTTTAGCTCCCCAGGCCTGACCCGGCACATCAATAAGTGCCACCCCTCAGAAAGTCGGCAGGTACTGCTGCTGCAGATGCCATTGCGGCCGGGCTGTTGA